In Arthrobacter sp. PAMC25284, a single genomic region encodes these proteins:
- a CDS encoding transposase translates to MANAAEHPVGRSGGHEWAVFMATSGHFCWPPVGTNNWPLTGYVTNIPAAVMASSEVIGSYHELWHVEQSFRMSKTDLRARPMFHRTRDAIEAHLTIVFTALALSRTVQNRTGLAIANVVKQLRPLRSATIAINGTTQTFAPDIAADQQAILDAIQSPNFTH, encoded by the coding sequence ATGGCCAACGCCGCCGAACACCCGGTGGGCAGATCTGGTGGCCATGAGTGGGCAGTTTTCATGGCCACCAGCGGGCATTTTTGCTGGCCGCCCGTGGGCACAAACAATTGGCCATTGACAGGCTACGTGACGAACATCCCCGCGGCCGTCATGGCCTCGTCAGAAGTCATTGGCTCCTACCACGAACTGTGGCACGTCGAGCAGTCCTTCCGAATGAGCAAGACGGACCTGCGTGCCAGGCCCATGTTCCACCGCACCCGGGACGCGATCGAGGCGCACCTGACGATCGTATTCACCGCGCTTGCCCTCTCCCGAACCGTCCAGAACAGAACAGGGCTCGCCATCGCGAACGTGGTCAAGCAACTCCGGCCGCTGCGCTCGGCAACCATCGCCATCAACGGCACCACCCAGACATTCGCGCCCGACATCGCCGCCGACCAGCAAGCCATCCTCGACGCCATCCAAAGCCCGAACTTCACGCACTAA
- a CDS encoding IS1634 family transposase, whose product MVFIRRVLTASGATAVQIAEYVRGRQRIVEHIGSAHSEAELGVLLQRASELLEDPAQGVFDLGVVPAPPVKALVTPVGSGLFAAAGTAVPAGRDGPGRVVGTDSRILFGALAGVFTALGFDGLGDEVFRDLVIARVVEPTSLLDTGRVLRDLGRAPASYATMKRTLGRAGAGKYRDLIATWCFQHASTSGDVSLVLYDVTTLYFEAEKEDELRKVGYSKERRVDPQIVVGLLVDRGGFPLEIGCFEGNKAETATIVPIIKQFQARHNLADMVVVADAGMLSSSNLRELDEADLRFIVGSRMTKAPADLASHFRWHGDAFTDGQLIDTLTPRTGHRNENNPDLRAEPVWDPGTHPGSWRAVWAYSRKRAARDTATLALQESRAREVIDGQKAARTPRFVKTSGGARSLDEASLTRARQLAGLKGYC is encoded by the coding sequence GTGGTGTTCATCAGGCGGGTGCTGACGGCCTCGGGAGCGACGGCGGTGCAGATCGCCGAGTACGTGCGGGGCCGTCAGCGGATCGTGGAGCACATCGGATCGGCGCATTCGGAAGCCGAGCTCGGCGTGCTGCTCCAGCGCGCCAGTGAGCTGCTGGAGGACCCGGCCCAGGGTGTTTTCGATCTTGGTGTCGTTCCGGCACCGCCGGTGAAGGCGCTGGTCACCCCGGTAGGGTCGGGCTTGTTCGCCGCGGCCGGCACGGCGGTGCCTGCTGGCCGTGACGGTCCGGGTCGCGTGGTCGGCACCGACTCGCGGATCCTGTTCGGTGCGTTGGCCGGGGTGTTTACGGCATTGGGCTTCGACGGTCTCGGTGATGAGGTGTTCCGCGACTTAGTGATCGCCCGGGTCGTGGAACCGACATCGTTGCTTGATACCGGCAGGGTCCTGCGGGACCTGGGCCGGGCCCCGGCCAGTTACGCAACGATGAAACGCACCCTTGGCCGGGCCGGGGCGGGTAAGTACCGCGACCTGATCGCGACCTGGTGCTTCCAGCACGCCAGCACCAGCGGGGATGTTTCCCTGGTGCTCTACGACGTCACCACGCTGTACTTCGAGGCCGAAAAGGAAGATGAACTGCGAAAGGTCGGGTACTCCAAGGAGCGTCGCGTCGACCCGCAAATCGTGGTTGGCCTGCTCGTGGACCGTGGCGGGTTCCCGCTGGAGATCGGCTGCTTCGAAGGCAACAAGGCCGAGACCGCGACCATCGTCCCGATCATCAAGCAGTTCCAGGCCCGCCACAACCTGGCCGACATGGTTGTCGTCGCGGACGCCGGCATGCTCTCGTCTTCGAACCTGCGTGAGCTGGATGAGGCGGACCTGCGGTTCATCGTCGGTTCCCGGATGACCAAGGCCCCGGCCGATCTGGCCTCGCACTTCCGCTGGCACGGCGACGCGTTTACCGACGGGCAGCTGATCGACACCCTCACCCCCAGAACTGGCCACAGGAACGAGAACAATCCCGACCTCCGCGCCGAACCCGTCTGGGACCCCGGAACGCACCCCGGCTCGTGGCGGGCCGTGTGGGCCTACTCCCGCAAAAGAGCCGCCCGTGATACCGCCACCCTCGCGCTTCAGGAGAGCCGAGCCCGTGAAGTCATTGACGGCCAGAAAGCGGCCCGGACCCCGCGATTCGTCAAGACCAGCGGCGGGGCGCGGAGCCTGGACGAGGCATCACTGACACGTGCCCGGCAACTGGCCGGCCTCAAGGGCTACTGTTAG
- the istB gene encoding IS21-like element helper ATPase IstB, producing the protein MNPITVQDILEAGKHASLTGSVLTEWAEKGTPKQREYLHGVLLAEHESRQESRRQRLLKSARLPALKTLTGFDYTSVRFPEDYGREPLESLEFINRAQDLVLYGDVGTGKTHMATALVAAACRQGIPARFFTTSALVMMLRRAKDEDRLDKELASLAKNQLLAIDELGYLPIDTEGARLLFQVIADGYEKRSLIITTNLEFSRWGTVFGDDNMAAAVIDRLVHHGRLLQFRGESYRVKNALMK; encoded by the coding sequence ATGAACCCGATCACCGTCCAAGACATCCTCGAAGCGGGCAAACATGCCTCACTGACCGGCAGCGTGTTGACCGAATGGGCCGAGAAAGGCACCCCGAAACAACGCGAATACCTCCACGGGGTCCTGCTGGCCGAACACGAATCCCGGCAGGAATCACGCCGCCAACGATTGCTGAAATCCGCGAGGCTCCCTGCCCTGAAAACACTCACGGGATTCGACTACACCAGTGTCAGGTTCCCCGAGGACTACGGCCGCGAACCCCTCGAATCCCTGGAGTTCATCAACCGGGCCCAGGACCTGGTCCTCTACGGGGATGTCGGCACCGGCAAAACCCACATGGCCACCGCCCTGGTCGCAGCCGCCTGCCGACAAGGCATCCCGGCCAGGTTCTTCACCACCTCAGCCCTGGTCATGATGCTGCGCCGCGCCAAGGACGAGGACCGGCTGGACAAGGAGCTCGCCTCCCTGGCCAAAAACCAGCTCCTGGCCATCGATGAACTGGGCTACCTCCCGATCGATACCGAAGGGGCCAGGCTCCTGTTCCAAGTCATCGCGGACGGCTACGAGAAACGCAGCCTCATCATCACCACCAACCTCGAGTTCTCCCGCTGGGGAACGGTGTTCGGGGACGACAACATGGCCGCGGCCGTCATCGACCGGCTGGTGCACCACGGACGGCTCCTGCAGTTCCGTGGTGAGTCCTACCGGGTCAAAAATGCCCTGATGAAATAA
- a CDS encoding ATP-binding protein: MEASIQQAVEAGLRVAWFRLEDLGALMRAHRSDDSVTKVVARILRADLVVVDDIGLLPVGTDAAEGLYRLVDAAYEKRSIAVSSNLHPAGFDELMPKTLATATVDRLLHHAHVCQTSGESIRLSQALAGKGVTPMN, translated from the coding sequence TTGGAAGCCAGTATTCAACAGGCCGTCGAGGCCGGCCTGCGGGTCGCGTGGTTCCGGCTCGAGGACCTCGGCGCTCTCATGCGCGCCCACCGCTCCGATGACAGCGTTACCAAAGTTGTCGCCCGGATCCTGCGGGCAGATTTGGTGGTGGTCGATGACATAGGCCTGTTGCCGGTGGGCACCGACGCGGCCGAGGGGCTCTACCGCCTCGTCGACGCCGCCTACGAGAAGCGCTCCATCGCGGTCTCCTCGAACCTACATCCGGCCGGTTTTGACGAGCTCATGCCCAAAACCCTCGCCACCGCCACCGTCGACCGGCTGCTGCACCACGCGCACGTCTGCCAAACCTCAGGAGAATCGATCCGCCTCAGCCAGGCCCTGGCCGGAAAAGGAGTCACCCCAATGAACTAA
- the istA gene encoding IS21 family transposase produces MSVQENIRRLDSQGVPGREIARRLGVSRSSVTKYADQENYSPEPPVPLARHGASVLTGFEHIIEAWLTEDQRRNRKQRHTAKRVFDRLVDEHGFTGTYSPVQRSVKKWTARNRIAGEGFTELVWPAGTAQVDFGQAEAIIAGIRQVLHILVVTFPFSNMRFVQAYRGETAECVCHGLRKVFEHIGAAPRHLVFDNATGIGRRVGTRVVETKLFGAFKLHYRSESRYCNPYSGHEKGNVENAVGFLRRNLMVPEPVASSLQALNEVLMARCDALATTTHYRKGLPLGELFTHDVASSLALPGVGFDPVRYESRKADKTGNLLIDGNTYAAGSSFHGRMLTVGLRHDVVQILDEHSEPIRSFDRVFGRQATTIFDPASLVPLLVTKPGAWSHSPLRALVTDPVRDWIDAAAPTDRRRLLNAVDAATGSAGFDAAMAAADTLIRRGDQPDMAALGMLARRLAHGTEPAAANVDLSVYDTFTTLNTNTGEVA; encoded by the coding sequence ATGTCCGTACAAGAAAATATCAGAAGGCTGGACTCCCAGGGAGTCCCGGGCCGGGAGATCGCGCGCAGGCTCGGCGTTAGCCGGTCCTCGGTGACCAAATACGCCGATCAGGAGAACTACTCCCCTGAACCGCCGGTGCCGCTGGCCCGGCACGGGGCTTCGGTGCTCACCGGGTTCGAGCACATTATCGAAGCGTGGCTCACCGAGGACCAGCGCCGGAACCGCAAGCAACGGCATACGGCCAAACGCGTCTTTGACCGGCTCGTGGATGAGCATGGTTTCACCGGCACGTATTCCCCGGTGCAGCGGTCCGTGAAGAAATGGACGGCCCGCAACAGGATCGCTGGTGAAGGTTTCACCGAGTTGGTGTGGCCGGCCGGGACCGCGCAGGTCGACTTCGGGCAGGCCGAGGCGATCATCGCCGGGATCCGGCAGGTCCTTCACATCCTGGTGGTGACCTTCCCGTTCTCGAACATGCGCTTCGTCCAGGCATACCGCGGCGAAACCGCCGAATGCGTCTGCCACGGACTGCGGAAGGTGTTCGAGCACATCGGGGCCGCACCGAGGCACCTGGTCTTTGATAACGCCACCGGCATCGGGCGCCGGGTGGGCACCAGGGTCGTGGAGACGAAACTGTTCGGGGCGTTCAAGCTTCACTACCGCTCCGAATCCCGCTACTGCAACCCGTACTCCGGGCATGAAAAAGGGAACGTGGAAAACGCGGTCGGGTTCCTGCGCCGTAACCTCATGGTTCCCGAACCCGTGGCCTCCAGCCTGCAGGCCTTGAACGAGGTGCTCATGGCCCGGTGCGACGCGTTGGCCACCACCACGCATTACCGCAAGGGCCTGCCCCTGGGCGAGCTGTTCACCCACGACGTTGCCTCATCCCTGGCGTTGCCCGGGGTCGGGTTCGACCCGGTGCGCTACGAATCGCGCAAGGCCGACAAGACCGGGAACCTGCTCATTGACGGGAACACCTACGCCGCCGGGTCCTCCTTCCATGGGCGGATGCTCACCGTGGGACTCCGCCACGACGTGGTTCAAATCCTCGATGAGCACTCCGAACCGATCCGGTCCTTTGACCGGGTGTTCGGCCGGCAGGCGACAACGATCTTCGACCCCGCCTCCCTGGTCCCGCTGCTGGTGACCAAGCCCGGCGCCTGGAGCCATTCCCCGTTACGGGCCCTGGTCACCGACCCGGTCCGCGACTGGATCGATGCCGCGGCACCCACGGACCGTCGCCGCCTGCTCAACGCGGTGGATGCCGCGACCGGGTCCGCCGGCTTCGACGCCGCGATGGCCGCCGCCGACACGCTGATCCGGCGCGGGGACCAACCGGACATGGCAGCCCTGGGAATGCTCGCCCGCCGGTTAGCCCACGGCACCGAACCGGCCGCCGCCAACGTGGACTTAAGCGTCTATGACACCTTCACCACCCTGAACACGAACACCGGAGAAGTCGCATGA